Proteins found in one Primulina eburnea isolate SZY01 chromosome 16, ASM2296580v1, whole genome shotgun sequence genomic segment:
- the LOC140817439 gene encoding uncharacterized protein, producing the protein MSVGEYASQFSALLAYVPHVSNSDRSKLSRFMQGLNRTIPTLVMTGAPTTYAEAVEKAKNIEASLLWGGSQQVPSFTSQGSGSSIQMPVGIPPYQPPQSNPPPKNQKFRAKEKQFKKNSYSSSSSSGSSRGGRPSGYVRDSCGRCGGRHPTTQCTGVQGDCHTCGLPGHYARVCPNAGRQQYQPSQFSQFPRAPVPRPSTPQPSYQQPRRSAQQYFPGPQQARVHALTQDQAHETPGGVIAGYTGGSDAAGGASASGAQ; encoded by the exons ATGTCAGTGGGAGAGTACGCCTCTCAATTTTCTGCTCTACTAGCTTATGTACCTCATGTATCAAATAGTGATCGATCCAAGCTTTCGCGTTTCATGCAAGGACTGAATCGGACGATACCTACGTTGGTTATGACTGGAGCACCAACTACTTATGCTGAAGCGGTAGAGAAAGCAAAGAATATTGAGGCTAGTTTGCTTTGGGGAGGATCACAACAGGTTCCATCTTTTACTTCCCAAGGGTCCGGGAGTAGCATTCAGATGCCCGTGGGCATACCTCCTTATCAGCCTCCACAGTCAAACCCGCCACCGAAGAATCAGAAATTCAGAGCTAAAgaaaagcagtttaagaagaaTTCTTACAGTAGTTCATCTAGTTCAGGCAGTTCTCGTGGAGGAAGACCTAGTGGTTATGTTCGAGATTCTTGTGGgagatgtggaggtaggcatCCTACTACCCAGTGCACAGGAGTTCAAGGAGACTGCCATACATGTGGATTACCGGGACATTATGCAAGAGTTTGTCCTAATGCGGGAAGACAGCAGTATCAGCCCTCACAGTTTAGCCAATTTCCACGAGCCCCAGTGCCTAGACCATCTACTCCACAGCCTAGCTACCAACAGCCGAGAAGATCTGCTCAGCAGTACTTTCCAGGACCTCAGCAGGCTAGGGTGCATGCTTTGACACAGGACCAAGCTCATGAGACGCCCGGAGGGGTCATTGCAG GTTATACAGGTGGTTCTGATGCAGCTGGCGGAGCGTCTGCTAGTGGAGCCCAGTGA